In a single window of the Leptospiraceae bacterium genome:
- a CDS encoding histidine kinase: MTLVFVTTIQYSLLFFYTGYLGFHPTFIQSGIEISIIFLLNLVGYSITQIYRRKAEKKRFEIILREERERIKEIAYITGLGNLKNQLFRMNQTIRICEALNEFLIEIFNVKHSTIYLWSEEQGAFLPHPILENKNRFAVYDSFMLWLTDNDQVLTREHFNKAPGYAKIKTDALRILDSLEAETVIPLTLNASLLGVIFLGNKNDGTPIKTEELDRLYEIKSTSVMSLSNAIFYARSTALTENLENKVKERTKALEEAQSQLIMSEKMASLGVMVAGIAHEINTPAGVINGAADNMEVNLHHLILQFPEAVDFFRDPDFTKTYIEIVDGILADNSRDTLDPKERFKKKREIRDRITSQGMSPMLADDFANFIVEKNFFKSEEVLLGIVKTGGIKILELLNHTTGINRNLKNIKYAIKNIVRIVRALKYYSHLDQASHAEADLIEGIENTLIIFHNQLKMGITIERNLQPIPVVPCNLDELNQVWTNIIQNAIHAMKGKGILKISSYLEEPYVCIEIQDSGTGIKPEILDRIWDPFFTTKDQGEGSGLGLGIVKGIIEKHKGKISATSIPGETKFKIQHYHFVLVGNSVGVGGPLFVKKETFSLKVNKN; the protein is encoded by the coding sequence TTGACTCTTGTATTTGTCACAACGATTCAATATTCGCTTTTGTTTTTTTATACCGGCTATCTTGGATTTCATCCTACCTTTATCCAATCTGGTATTGAAATTTCTATCATATTTTTACTCAATCTCGTAGGTTATTCAATTACGCAAATTTATCGAAGAAAAGCCGAAAAAAAGAGATTCGAAATCATTCTACGAGAAGAAAGAGAGCGAATCAAAGAGATTGCCTATATCACAGGTCTCGGCAACTTAAAGAATCAATTATTTAGAATGAATCAAACGATTCGAATTTGTGAAGCACTCAATGAATTTCTGATCGAAATTTTCAATGTAAAGCATTCTACTATTTACCTCTGGTCAGAAGAACAAGGAGCATTTCTGCCTCATCCAATTTTAGAAAATAAAAATCGTTTTGCTGTCTATGATTCTTTCATGCTCTGGCTAACGGATAACGACCAAGTTTTAACGCGGGAACATTTTAATAAAGCACCCGGCTATGCAAAAATCAAAACAGATGCATTACGAATTTTAGATTCTCTAGAAGCAGAGACTGTAATTCCACTTACACTCAATGCAAGTCTTCTCGGTGTAATTTTTTTAGGAAATAAAAATGATGGCACACCTATAAAAACAGAAGAGTTAGACAGACTTTACGAAATTAAATCTACTTCTGTGATGTCTTTGTCTAATGCGATCTTTTATGCAAGATCTACTGCTCTCACTGAAAATCTAGAAAACAAAGTAAAAGAAAGAACCAAAGCTTTAGAAGAAGCACAATCCCAACTTATCATGTCAGAGAAAATGGCTTCTCTCGGTGTAATGGTCGCTGGTATCGCGCATGAGATTAATACTCCGGCTGGAGTCATTAACGGTGCCGCGGATAACATGGAAGTAAACCTACACCATTTAATTTTACAATTTCCAGAAGCAGTAGATTTTTTTCGAGATCCAGATTTTACAAAAACATATATTGAAATCGTGGATGGAATTTTAGCGGATAATAGCCGTGATACGCTAGACCCAAAAGAAAGATTCAAAAAGAAACGAGAGATTCGAGATAGAATTACAAGTCAGGGAATGAGCCCAATGCTTGCCGATGATTTTGCAAATTTTATAGTAGAAAAGAATTTCTTTAAAAGCGAAGAAGTTCTCTTAGGAATTGTAAAGACAGGTGGAATCAAAATCCTAGAACTTCTCAATCACACAACAGGCATTAACCGCAACTTGAAGAATATAAAATACGCAATCAAGAATATTGTTCGAATTGTTCGTGCCTTAAAATACTATTCCCACTTAGACCAAGCAAGTCACGCAGAAGCAGATTTAATCGAAGGAATCGAAAACACTCTCATCATATTTCATAACCAATTAAAAATGGGAATTACAATTGAACGAAATTTACAACCAATCCCGGTCGTGCCCTGCAATCTAGATGAACTGAACCAAGTCTGGACAAATATCATCCAAAACGCAATCCATGCGATGAAAGGAAAAGGAATTCTAAAAATATCTTCCTATCTAGAAGAGCCATATGTGTGTATTGAAATTCAAGACAGTGGAACAGGAATTAAACCCGAAATTCTAGATAGAATTTGGGATCCGTTCTTTACTACTAAGGATCAAGGCGAAGGCTCTGGGCTTGGTCTTGGAATTGTCAAAGGAATCATAGAAAAACACAAAGGGAAAATATCAGCTACGTCGATTCCGGGCGAGACAAAGTTCAAGATTCAACACTACCATTTTGTCTTGGTGGGCAATTCGGTGGGGGTGGGGGGACCCCTTTTTGTGAAAAAA
- the rsgA gene encoding ribosome small subunit-dependent GTPase A: MNLEKPSSTVKENFLVSKIYGAYYEIYSPKLGFKRATLKGKLRLNKSDDRHPFVVGDRIQAENEITERADWVILSKEDRTSFLTRQSSNSDKHILCANVDFVAIIASLSGPETKDGFIDRSITACYHSNVTPIIIFNKKDLVTEEELASRVEKYESLGYKVYPITCTDLDSVRELLAALQDKITYLVGNSGVGKSSLINLITNNAEQKTNTISHSTQKGKHTTTNSSIIVVNPTTILIDSPGIKEWGLLHLSKGEILSTFPEINKFKKKCRVGGCCNAGNDCIMLEKLDKLEDERLKSLESMLEGLEIPYRIRVGNLKSGKLRKQKNNRHWDRE, encoded by the coding sequence ATGAATTTAGAAAAACCGAGTTCTACTGTCAAAGAAAATTTTTTAGTCTCAAAAATTTATGGAGCCTACTACGAAATTTATTCTCCCAAGCTAGGTTTTAAACGAGCCACTCTGAAGGGGAAATTACGTCTCAATAAATCAGATGACCGGCATCCTTTTGTTGTGGGTGATAGAATTCAAGCTGAGAATGAGATCACAGAAAGAGCGGACTGGGTTATTTTATCTAAAGAAGACAGAACTAGCTTTTTAACCCGTCAGAGTAGCAATTCCGACAAACACATCTTATGCGCTAATGTAGATTTTGTTGCAATCATAGCATCTCTCTCAGGACCTGAAACAAAAGATGGCTTCATAGATAGAAGCATCACAGCCTGTTATCATTCCAATGTAACTCCGATTATTATTTTTAATAAAAAAGACTTAGTCACGGAAGAAGAACTTGCTAGTAGAGTAGAAAAATATGAATCATTGGGTTACAAAGTCTATCCGATTACATGCACGGATTTAGATTCAGTTCGGGAATTACTTGCGGCTCTACAGGATAAGATTACTTATCTGGTAGGAAATTCTGGCGTTGGAAAATCAAGCCTAATTAACCTAATCACAAACAACGCAGAGCAGAAGACAAATACCATTAGCCACTCAACGCAGAAGGGAAAGCATACTACTACCAATTCGAGCATAATCGTAGTTAACCCAACAACCATACTCATTGACTCGCCCGGAATCAAAGAGTGGGGACTTCTTCATCTTAGTAAAGGAGAAATTCTTTCTACTTTTCCCGAAATCAACAAGTTCAAAAAAAAATGCAGAGTAGGTGGATGTTGCAATGCGGGTAATGACTGTATCATGCTAGAAAAATTAGACAAGCTAGAAGATGAAAGACTAAAAAGCTTGGAGTCAATGCTAGAAGGACTTGAGATTCCTTATCGAATACGCGTTGGCAATTTAAAGAGCGGAAAACTTCGAAAACAAAAAAACAATCGGCACTGGGATAGAGAATAG
- a CDS encoding serine/threonine-protein phosphatase, giving the protein MSNLAYLHNLNEELNDQTLREMVFKRLMKEYGRVIERELKKSHQTLTRKMAEGNTYKDFLLSQLQDVHDEIGEFPSGPSFFEKLYKEHLDDGEFENTTAKNLILTYRYRIESFLHSQNYELDAKLRFTIEKVVARLIEIPDYIGNFNLQEKYIRTEMISAVLKDGNDDFKRKASALIEKQSLIVMNTMNEIFVKRLTDTLIEEKDLKKELIARQKSMNEELSRARKIQQNLLPKSFPSNMGLKFFASYIPMESVGGDFYDVQIFPNPDELPIDKVGVLIADVSGHGVPAAFIASMAKISWQNNFEQFKTPAAILQRLNLQMVENTAGNFLTAFLGIFESRVRHNLANGLALQSEHSDWKGIFTYASAGHFSPYIIRKNMDSITLKVKGQLIGVFQNIRIEEYAVDYYQGDRFIFFTDGLLEIKNPTGELLGEERLYQIFDESKDLDGRVSCEFILQKLWDFSDGKNVEDDITLLIIDVD; this is encoded by the coding sequence ATGAGTAATCTAGCCTATCTACATAATTTAAACGAAGAGCTAAACGATCAAACCTTACGGGAGATGGTCTTTAAGCGGCTAATGAAAGAATATGGAAGAGTAATTGAAAGAGAGCTTAAAAAAAGTCACCAGACTCTTACGCGTAAAATGGCAGAGGGGAATACCTACAAAGATTTTTTATTGAGTCAATTGCAAGACGTTCATGACGAAATCGGAGAATTTCCCTCCGGACCTTCTTTCTTCGAAAAATTATACAAAGAACATTTAGATGATGGTGAATTTGAAAATACCACCGCAAAAAATTTAATTCTTACCTATCGATATAGAATCGAAAGTTTTTTACATTCCCAAAATTATGAGTTAGATGCTAAGCTACGTTTTACTATCGAGAAAGTAGTCGCTCGATTAATTGAAATTCCTGATTACATTGGAAATTTTAATCTACAAGAAAAATACATTCGCACAGAAATGATCTCAGCCGTTTTAAAAGATGGCAACGATGATTTTAAGAGAAAAGCAAGTGCGTTAATTGAAAAACAATCTCTCATTGTAATGAACACAATGAACGAAATTTTTGTGAAGCGGCTAACGGATACTCTTATTGAAGAAAAGGATCTCAAAAAAGAACTTATCGCTCGACAGAAGTCAATGAACGAAGAACTCTCTCGTGCCAGAAAAATTCAACAAAATCTTTTACCAAAAAGTTTTCCTTCGAATATGGGTTTAAAATTTTTTGCAAGTTATATTCCAATGGAAAGTGTGGGGGGAGATTTTTATGATGTTCAGATTTTCCCAAATCCAGATGAGCTTCCCATTGATAAAGTCGGAGTTCTAATCGCAGACGTATCCGGTCATGGAGTCCCTGCGGCGTTCATTGCTTCGATGGCAAAGATTAGTTGGCAGAATAATTTTGAACAGTTTAAAACACCAGCGGCAATTTTACAACGACTCAATTTACAAATGGTAGAGAATACAGCAGGAAATTTTTTGACTGCCTTTCTTGGAATTTTTGAATCGAGAGTTCGACACAATCTGGCAAATGGACTTGCCTTGCAAAGTGAGCATTCTGATTGGAAAGGAATTTTTACTTACGCATCTGCGGGGCATTTTTCTCCTTATATCATTCGAAAGAATATGGATTCCATTACTTTAAAAGTAAAAGGGCAATTGATTGGAGTTTTTCAAAATATTCGTATTGAAGAATATGCAGTAGATTATTATCAAGGTGATAGGTTTATTTTTTTTACTGACGGGCTCCTCGAAATTAAGAATCCTACCGGAGAGCTTTTAGGGGAAGAGCGACTTTATCAAATCTTTGATGAAAGCAAAGACTTAGATGGTCGTGTGAGTTGCGAATTTATCCTGCAAAAGTTATGGGATTTTTCGGACGGAAAAAATGTAGAAGATGATATTACACTTTTAATTATTGATGTAGACTAA
- a CDS encoding aldo/keto reductase codes for MKKRRLGKSAMVVSEIGMGTMTFGSSCDEPTSFKILDKAYDAGIDFYDTAEIYPVPPEDKWVHRTEEIVGKWLKTKPRDSVLIATKVCGPGHGWFTPPVRNGKTALDRHHIVRAIEGSLRRLGTDYIDLYQTHWPDPDMMYEETMYALSELVSSGKVRYVGCSNEAPWGLMKSLWASEKNRLIRYESIQNNFSMLNRRFEDSLSEICKKESISLLPYSPLAGGVLSGKYNGGKVPENSRFSRYAKLGDRQKKMSNRFLNDFTVKATDEFLKIAKEANMSLVTMAVAWSKQHDFVASTLIGANTVEQLNESLKATDVILTQDVLNKINEVSKNIPYPMG; via the coding sequence ATGAAAAAAAGAAGACTCGGAAAATCGGCAATGGTAGTTTCGGAAATCGGAATGGGAACAATGACATTTGGCTCAAGCTGTGATGAGCCTACCAGTTTTAAGATTTTAGATAAAGCTTATGACGCAGGAATTGATTTCTACGATACAGCAGAAATTTATCCCGTTCCACCGGAAGACAAATGGGTTCATCGCACAGAAGAGATTGTAGGCAAATGGCTCAAAACAAAACCGAGAGACTCTGTTCTCATTGCGACAAAAGTCTGTGGTCCGGGTCATGGTTGGTTTACTCCACCTGTTCGTAACGGCAAAACGGCATTAGACCGTCATCATATCGTTCGTGCAATCGAAGGCAGCTTACGACGATTAGGCACTGACTATATCGACCTTTACCAAACGCACTGGCCTGATCCTGATATGATGTATGAAGAAACCATGTATGCACTTTCTGAATTAGTCAGTAGCGGCAAAGTTCGATATGTCGGTTGCAGCAATGAAGCTCCCTGGGGACTTATGAAAAGCCTTTGGGCATCCGAAAAAAATCGACTCATTCGTTATGAGAGCATTCAAAATAATTTTAGTATGCTCAATCGTCGTTTCGAAGATTCCTTATCAGAAATTTGTAAAAAAGAAAGTATCAGTCTTCTTCCTTATTCGCCATTAGCCGGTGGAGTTCTTTCTGGAAAATACAATGGCGGTAAAGTTCCTGAAAATTCTCGTTTTAGCAGATACGCCAAATTAGGCGATAGACAAAAGAAAATGTCTAATCGTTTTCTAAATGATTTCACTGTAAAAGCCACAGATGAGTTCTTGAAAATCGCGAAAGAGGCTAATATGAGTTTGGTTACAATGGCTGTCGCCTGGAGCAAGCAACATGACTTCGTTGCGTCTACTTTAATTGGCGCAAATACTGTAGAGCAACTCAACGAGTCATTGAAGGCAACAGACGTTATCCTCACACAAGATGTGTTGAACAAAATCAACGAGGTTTCGAAAAACATTCCTTACCCGATGGGGTAA
- a CDS encoding class I SAM-dependent RNA methyltransferase, translating into MKPTYNNPILLKTKIISLNSSLQGVSPDTGLTFRYANIGDEVIYEQRGRGKNKFAKVESILRANSYTPQCKHFADCGGCSAQHLEYPLQFATKTRTIRERFKAEQDFIPDLIPSEKHYEYRNRMDFAVFPGFIGLRQAENFRRIIDVKKCELQSEWANEELSQLRNLIFEEYSDLPLDRRTGEGYLKYITLRTNIKGSDTITILTFTEEFQSSELEQKLISDLLRFSTSNNIVFCYNRKQSEVSADGKFLVVRGKSYYTEEILNKEIEVPFNSFFQPNPMGFLPIIQYIQARLGEMKSSTLIDLFCGNGFFSILFGERFENLIGYDWVESSIQTAKENLTRIYPDKKITFEKKDLLQFKDVFSSANSIPKDSVLILDPPRNGIGIKLCEYILNSSIESIFYVSCNPNSQLDDLKILSQNYKIQSGLITDPYPQTPHLESVLLLSRIKTDAMSV; encoded by the coding sequence ATGAAACCAACATACAACAACCCAATTCTTTTAAAGACTAAGATTATTAGTCTAAATTCATCCTTACAGGGTGTTAGCCCTGATACGGGCTTGACGTTTCGTTATGCGAACATTGGCGATGAAGTAATCTACGAACAAAGAGGACGTGGGAAAAATAAGTTTGCGAAAGTAGAATCTATTCTACGGGCTAATTCTTATACTCCGCAATGTAAGCACTTTGCTGATTGTGGAGGTTGTAGTGCGCAACATTTAGAGTATCCGCTTCAATTTGCTACGAAGACTAGGACTATTCGAGAAAGATTTAAAGCCGAGCAGGATTTTATTCCTGATTTAATTCCTTCCGAAAAGCATTACGAATATCGCAATAGAATGGACTTTGCTGTATTTCCTGGATTCATTGGACTTAGGCAAGCAGAAAACTTTCGTCGTATCATTGATGTAAAGAAGTGTGAACTTCAATCTGAATGGGCTAATGAAGAGTTGTCTCAACTTCGTAATCTAATATTTGAGGAATATTCTGATTTGCCTTTAGATAGAAGAACAGGAGAAGGTTATTTAAAGTATATAACGCTTCGGACCAATATTAAAGGCTCTGATACGATTACTATCTTAACTTTTACAGAAGAGTTTCAATCTTCTGAATTGGAGCAAAAACTCATTTCTGATCTTCTAAGATTCTCTACTTCCAATAATATAGTGTTTTGTTATAACAGAAAGCAATCCGAGGTTTCTGCCGATGGGAAATTCTTGGTAGTAAGAGGCAAATCTTATTATACCGAAGAAATTTTAAATAAGGAAATCGAAGTCCCTTTTAATTCTTTCTTTCAGCCGAATCCGATGGGGTTTCTTCCGATTATTCAATACATTCAAGCTAGACTTGGTGAAATGAAGTCTTCTACTCTCATTGACTTATTTTGTGGAAATGGATTTTTTAGTATTCTGTTTGGTGAAAGGTTTGAGAATCTAATTGGATACGATTGGGTAGAAAGCTCCATTCAAACAGCAAAAGAGAATCTAACACGTATTTACCCCGATAAGAAGATAACTTTCGAAAAAAAGGATTTACTGCAATTTAAAGATGTATTTTCTAGTGCAAATTCTATTCCAAAGGATTCTGTTTTGATTTTAGATCCGCCTCGCAATGGAATTGGAATTAAACTTTGTGAGTATATTTTAAACTCTTCGATAGAATCAATTTTTTATGTATCCTGCAATCCAAATTCACAACTAGATGACCTAAAAATCCTATCTCAAAATTATAAGATTCAGTCTGGTCTAATCACCGACCCTTATCCGCAAACGCCTCATCTGGAGTCCGTTCTTCTATTAAGTCGAATCAAGACAGATGCAATGTCAGTCTAA
- a CDS encoding adenylate/guanylate cyclase domain-containing protein: MIDMSTETKMKPVESRPIQFSIRYKLLLIVSLIIILGLSSIILLVTFFYKGNSEVLIQEYNLSLARLAGVQVESNLKNTSYRMQAFYASLPQKNATEKDIQEKANQFFLKNPRFLFMGVAKKTETDYKFLYEFTHEKVFIDNKIEKSLMPIIHEVTKEDIIRAFNGTSAVVNASSKFNFPVLALVVPVETTPDEALLLYLEPTEIMGTFQSALQTDIFQVFMVNQKGEVIAHSDDKETVSTGNKSEVPIVKKMLSSNVDNGSQKYTVDKEEFLGSFQQLDFSGLGIVSTVESDKVFEAIYQIQRRNIIITIIILTISFIIVYLFANTLTVPLSDLVTATRQIEEGNYKVKIIPSTRDEVGLLTKSFLQMAKGLQERENIKNTFGKFVNKEIAEKALHGELQLGGVKRNCAIFFSDLRNFTGMSEKMEAEQVVVYLNEYFTEMVECIYKANGIVDKFIGDAIMAHWGAIYTDGNDTANAIESALLMRMALIKFNRDPMHSDRPKFRFGCGINTGEVVAGQIGSPKKLEYTVIGDAVNLASRIEYMNKEFGTDILISENSYEQIKGKFKLVAMPPIHIRGKSQPQQIYAVLGKEDDPSCPKDLKELRQIVGIPFQE; the protein is encoded by the coding sequence ATGATAGATATGTCTACTGAGACAAAAATGAAACCCGTTGAATCGAGACCGATTCAATTTTCTATTCGGTATAAACTCTTACTGATAGTTTCCTTAATTATTATTTTGGGGCTATCTTCGATTATCCTGTTAGTCACTTTTTTTTACAAAGGCAACAGTGAAGTGTTGATTCAAGAATATAACTTAAGCCTGGCTCGACTAGCGGGTGTGCAAGTAGAGTCGAATTTAAAAAATACAAGCTATAGAATGCAGGCTTTCTACGCTTCTCTTCCACAAAAAAACGCGACAGAAAAAGATATTCAAGAGAAAGCCAATCAATTCTTTCTTAAAAACCCACGCTTTCTCTTTATGGGAGTTGCAAAGAAAACAGAGACTGATTATAAATTCCTTTATGAATTTACGCATGAGAAGGTTTTCATAGACAATAAAATCGAAAAGAGTCTAATGCCTATTATTCACGAAGTTACCAAAGAAGATATTATTCGTGCTTTCAATGGAACGAGTGCCGTTGTAAATGCTTCTTCCAAATTTAATTTTCCAGTTTTGGCTCTTGTTGTCCCTGTTGAAACAACTCCAGACGAAGCCTTACTTCTTTATCTAGAGCCAACTGAAATAATGGGCACATTTCAATCCGCATTGCAAACAGATATTTTTCAGGTCTTCATGGTAAATCAAAAGGGAGAGGTGATTGCCCATTCGGACGACAAAGAGACAGTATCCACTGGAAATAAATCAGAAGTTCCGATTGTCAAAAAAATGCTTTCTAGCAATGTAGACAATGGCTCTCAAAAATACACAGTGGATAAAGAAGAGTTCCTTGGCTCATTTCAACAACTTGATTTTAGCGGCTTAGGCATAGTATCCACAGTGGAATCAGACAAAGTATTCGAAGCAATCTACCAGATTCAAAGACGAAATATTATTATCACGATTATCATTTTAACAATTAGTTTTATTATTGTCTATCTCTTTGCTAATACACTCACCGTTCCACTTTCTGATCTTGTGACTGCGACTAGGCAGATTGAAGAAGGAAATTACAAAGTAAAAATAATTCCATCTACAAGAGATGAAGTAGGGCTACTTACGAAGTCATTTCTTCAAATGGCAAAGGGATTACAAGAAAGAGAAAATATTAAGAATACATTCGGGAAATTTGTAAATAAGGAAATTGCAGAGAAGGCTTTGCACGGCGAATTACAATTAGGTGGAGTGAAGCGAAATTGCGCGATTTTCTTTTCTGATTTGAGAAATTTTACCGGTATGTCAGAGAAGATGGAAGCGGAGCAAGTCGTTGTTTACCTCAATGAGTATTTTACTGAAATGGTAGAGTGCATTTATAAAGCGAATGGAATTGTGGATAAATTTATTGGTGACGCGATCATGGCTCATTGGGGAGCGATATACACAGATGGAAATGACACTGCAAATGCAATCGAGTCAGCATTGCTTATGAGGATGGCACTGATTAAGTTCAATCGTGACCCAATGCATTCAGATCGTCCCAAGTTTCGGTTTGGATGTGGAATTAACACAGGAGAAGTAGTCGCAGGGCAAATCGGCTCTCCGAAAAAATTAGAATACACTGTAATCGGAGATGCAGTGAATCTGGCTTCTCGAATTGAATACATGAACAAAGAATTTGGAACAGATATTTTAATTTCAGAAAATTCCTATGAACAAATTAAAGGCAAATTTAAGTTAGTCGCTATGCCGCCTATTCATATTCGAGGGAAGTCTCAGCCTCAACAAATCTATGCTGTTCTCGGAAAGGAAGATGATCCTAGCTGTCCTAAGGATCTAAAGGAATTGCGGCAAATCGTCGGTATACCCTTTCAGGAATAG